A window from Plectropomus leopardus isolate mb chromosome 3, YSFRI_Pleo_2.0, whole genome shotgun sequence encodes these proteins:
- the c3h1orf210 gene encoding type III endosome membrane protein TEMP, protein MDPSSNGTLTTATLPATQNDTLANKTTKYQSHNWEFLVAVLVTAISVSIIIALLAKCQVVRRYLASYRHTRLRETDTISHCDPAGLEVEFAMHSGRGINPHCIPPEGEDDDDGFIEDNYIPASERARAERAAENMEDTEEEMDEIEFTIA, encoded by the exons ATGGATCCATCATCAAACGGCACGCTCACTACAGCTACACTACCAGCAACACAAAATG ACACTTTGGcaaacaagacaacaaaataCCAGTCTCACAACTGGGAGTTCCTGGTGGCTGTCCTGGTCACAGCCATCTCTGTCTCCATCATCATCGCCCTTCTGGCTAAATGCCAGGTGGTCCGGCGTTACCTGGCCAGCTACAGGCACACGAGGCTGAGGGAGACAGACACCATCAGCCATTGCGATCCTGCAG GCCTGGAGGTGGAATTCGCCATGCACAGTGGACGTGGAATTAACCCTCACTGCATCCCTCCTGAAGGCGAGGATGATGATGACGGCTTCATCGAGGACAACTACATCCCAGCCAGCGAGAGAGCGAGGGCtgaaagagcagcagagaaCATGGAGGACACGGAGGAAGAGATGGATGAAATCGAATTTACCATTGCTTAG